One window of Mediterraneibacter gnavus ATCC 29149 genomic DNA carries:
- the gpmI gene encoding 2,3-bisphosphoglycerate-independent phosphoglycerate mutase, whose translation MSKKPTVLMILDGYGLNDTTKGNAVAEGKTPVMDKLMAEYPFVKGNASGMAVGLPEGQMGNSEVGHLNMGAGRIIYQELTKITKAIEDGDFFENQALLAACKNAKENNTALHMMGLVSDGGVHSHNGHIYGLLELAKRQGVEKVYVHCFLDGRDTPPASGKEYVEALEAKMKEIGIGEVASVSGRYYAMDRDNRWDRVERAYNALVKGEGVQAESATAGIQASYDADKTDEFVEPMVIVKDGAPVATVKDGDSVIFFNFRPDRAREITRTFCDDNFEGFDRGERVKTTFVCFTEYDVTIQNKQVAFVKEEITNTFGEFLAAHNMTQARIAETEKYAHVTFFFNGGVEEPNKGEDRILVKSPKVATYDLKPEMSAYEVCDKLVDAIKSDKYDVIIINFANPDMVGHTGVEDAAIKAIEAVDECVGKAVDALKEVDGQMFICADHGNAEQLIDETTGEPFTAHTTNPVPFILVNADPAYKLREGGCLADIAPTLIELMGMEQPKEMTGKSLLVK comes from the coding sequence ATGAGTAAAAAACCAACCGTATTGATGATCTTAGATGGATATGGACTGAATGATACAACAAAAGGAAATGCTGTGGCAGAAGGAAAGACTCCGGTCATGGATAAACTGATGGCAGAGTATCCGTTTGTAAAAGGAAATGCAAGTGGAATGGCAGTCGGACTTCCGGAAGGTCAGATGGGAAACTCTGAGGTAGGACATCTGAACATGGGAGCAGGACGCATCATTTACCAGGAACTGACAAAGATCACAAAAGCGATCGAAGATGGAGATTTCTTTGAGAATCAGGCGCTGCTTGCAGCATGCAAAAATGCAAAAGAGAACAATACAGCTCTTCATATGATGGGACTGGTTTCTGACGGTGGTGTACACAGCCATAACGGACATATTTACGGACTTCTGGAGCTTGCAAAGAGACAGGGTGTAGAAAAAGTGTATGTACACTGTTTCCTGGACGGACGTGACACTCCGCCGGCATCCGGAAAAGAATATGTAGAAGCTCTGGAAGCAAAAATGAAAGAAATCGGTATCGGAGAAGTGGCATCTGTCAGCGGACGTTACTATGCAATGGACAGAGATAACCGCTGGGATCGTGTGGAGAGAGCTTACAATGCACTGGTAAAAGGAGAAGGCGTACAGGCAGAATCTGCGACAGCAGGGATTCAGGCTTCTTACGATGCAGATAAGACAGATGAGTTCGTAGAACCAATGGTGATCGTAAAAGACGGTGCACCGGTGGCAACTGTAAAAGATGGAGATTCTGTGATCTTCTTCAACTTCCGCCCAGACCGTGCAAGAGAGATCACAAGAACATTCTGTGATGATAACTTTGAAGGATTTGACAGAGGAGAGAGAGTCAAGACAACATTTGTATGCTTTACAGAGTATGATGTGACGATCCAGAATAAGCAGGTAGCATTTGTAAAAGAAGAGATCACAAATACATTCGGTGAATTTCTGGCAGCACACAACATGACACAGGCTCGTATTGCAGAGACTGAAAAATATGCACATGTAACATTCTTCTTCAACGGTGGAGTAGAAGAACCAAACAAGGGAGAAGACAGAATCCTTGTAAAATCTCCAAAAGTGGCAACTTACGATCTGAAACCGGAGATGAGTGCATATGAAGTATGCGATAAGCTGGTAGATGCGATCAAATCTGACAAATATGATGTGATCATTATCAATTTTGCAAATCCGGATATGGTCGGACATACTGGAGTAGAAGATGCAGCGATCAAAGCGATCGAAGCAGTGGATGAGTGTGTAGGAAAAGCAGTGGATGCACTGAAAGAAGTGGACGGACAGATGTTCATCTGTGCAGATCATGGAAATGCAGAACAGCTGATCGATGAGACAACAGGTGAGCCGTTTACGGCACATACAACAAATCCGGTACCGTTTATTCTTGTGAATGCTGATCCGGCTTACAAACTGAGAGAAGGCGGATGCCTGGCAGACATCGCTCCTACACTGATCGAGCTGATGGGAATGGAGCAGCCAAAAGAAATGACAGGAAAATCTCTGCTTGTAAAATAA
- the greA gene encoding transcription elongation factor GreA, whose product MREKLTQSDVKKIQQEIEHRKLVERKELIEAVKEARSHGDLSENFEYHAAKKEKNRNESRIRYLERMLKTAVIVEDHSGADEVGLNNTVQVYCEDDDELETYRIVTSVRGSSLNGLISIESPIGKALLGHKVGDRVFVKVNDEFGYYVVIKKIENTQDEDADKIRSF is encoded by the coding sequence ATGAGAGAGAAACTGACCCAAAGTGATGTCAAAAAGATTCAGCAGGAGATTGAACACAGAAAGCTGGTAGAGCGCAAAGAACTCATTGAAGCGGTCAAAGAGGCACGCTCTCACGGGGATCTGAGCGAAAATTTTGAATACCATGCGGCGAAAAAAGAGAAGAACAGAAATGAAAGCCGGATCCGTTATCTGGAGAGAATGTTAAAGACTGCAGTTATTGTAGAGGACCATTCCGGTGCAGATGAAGTTGGATTAAACAATACCGTTCAGGTATACTGTGAGGATGATGACGAGCTGGAGACGTACCGGATCGTAACTTCAGTGAGAGGAAGCTCCCTAAACGGACTGATCAGCATTGAATCACCGATCGGTAAAGCCCTTTTGGGACACAAAGTAGGCGATCGGGTATTTGTCAAAGTAAATGATGAGTTCGGTTATTATGTAGTGATCAAAAAAATAGAGAATACACAGGATGAAGATGCAGACAAGATCCGCAGCTTTTAG
- a CDS encoding Tim44 domain-containing protein, which yields MKEKKVLLFLALMFLCICSPMRAEARAGGASGGSSGGGGGFSSGGGSYYSSHSNRTGRSSSPVSSVVMFGGFFLMANAGVVLFFVKSRRASSKSYREMRQYQQFGDNWDINEIQEQVKNAYFVIQECWKRQDPDYAKDYMSQKCYDDFVMKLGWMQVRNEVPVQKNERLLSAVPVHTFDDLGKDQDYIWYLIHGKMIDYVVDEKTGRMIRGSRKNEAFYEYWKFIHLNGHWVLDEIRQKDEMDIDEFANS from the coding sequence ATGAAAGAGAAAAAGGTACTTCTGTTTCTGGCTCTGATGTTTCTGTGCATATGCAGTCCCATGAGAGCAGAGGCAAGAGCAGGAGGAGCCAGCGGCGGTTCTTCCGGAGGCGGAGGAGGCTTTAGTTCCGGAGGCGGCAGTTATTACAGTTCGCATTCCAACCGTACCGGCAGAAGTTCCAGTCCGGTAAGCAGTGTTGTCATGTTTGGGGGATTTTTCCTGATGGCGAATGCGGGAGTCGTACTGTTTTTTGTCAAATCCAGAAGGGCATCTTCCAAAAGCTACCGGGAGATGAGGCAGTATCAGCAGTTTGGGGACAACTGGGATATCAATGAGATCCAGGAGCAGGTGAAGAATGCATATTTTGTGATCCAGGAATGCTGGAAGCGTCAGGATCCGGATTATGCAAAGGACTATATGAGTCAGAAATGTTACGATGATTTTGTAATGAAGCTGGGGTGGATGCAGGTTCGAAATGAAGTTCCGGTGCAGAAAAATGAACGGCTTTTAAGTGCGGTGCCGGTACATACATTTGACGATCTGGGGAAAGATCAGGATTATATCTGGTATTTGATCCACGGAAAAATGATCGATTATGTGGTGGATGAAAAGACGGGAAGGATGATACGCGGAAGCAGGAAAAATGAAGCGTTCTATGAATACTGGAAATTTATTCACCTGAACGGACACTGGGTTCTGGATGAAATCAGGCAGAAGGATGAAATGGATATCGATGAGTTTGCAAATTCATAA